One segment of Pseudobythopirellula maris DNA contains the following:
- a CDS encoding polyhydroxyalkanoic acid system family protein: MPKIDLDIPHPLSAEGAKERLMGFSQQLTEKHGGQITDVEQTWRDNELDFGFKVMGMYRVAGTLTVEENKLHVKGDLPITAAMFKGAIESAIRDQLGSLMSA, encoded by the coding sequence TTGCCCAAGATCGATCTGGATATCCCCCACCCGCTCAGCGCCGAAGGCGCCAAAGAACGGCTGATGGGGTTCTCGCAGCAGCTTACCGAGAAGCACGGCGGCCAAATCACCGATGTCGAGCAGACGTGGCGCGACAACGAGCTCGATTTCGGCTTCAAGGTGATGGGCATGTACCGCGTGGCGGGCACACTCACCGTGGAAGAGAACAAACTCCACGTCAAAGGCGATCTGCCGATCACCGCCGCCATGTTCAAGGGCGCGATCGAAAGCGCGATCCGAGATCAGCTCGGATCGCTGATGAGCGCCTAG
- a CDS encoding aminotransferase class V-fold PLP-dependent enzyme, whose product MSPARIYLDNAATSWPKPPAVYDAVDRYQREIGVPAGRGSHGAAVEAARVATAARDGVARLIGAKDPRSVVFTASGTDALNLALFGLLQAGDRVVTTVCEHNSVLRPLHALAESRGVRIETLGCDAQGVVDPDDFRKALAEPTRLVAVTHASNVTGAVQPVAEIARLAHERGALVLVDAAQTLGWLPLDVGELGADLLAAPGHKGLMGPLGTGLLWLADGLAAHVTPLRHGGTGAHSESPRQPDTLPERFEAGCLNMPGVAGLAAGVAELLGAEGPRLRSQSEAAHRRLLAGLQATEGVRLLGAGAPQRVGVVSLVASGYDPQELAMTLEVAAGVECRAGLHCAPRLHEALGTASQGGTLRLSPGPWTTDAQLDTTLAALAGLMAAAAS is encoded by the coding sequence ATGTCTCCTGCTCGCATCTACCTCGACAACGCCGCCACGAGCTGGCCCAAACCGCCGGCCGTTTACGACGCCGTCGACCGTTACCAGCGTGAGATCGGCGTGCCCGCCGGGCGGGGGTCGCACGGCGCAGCGGTCGAAGCGGCGCGGGTGGCGACGGCGGCCCGCGATGGCGTGGCGCGGCTTATCGGGGCGAAGGACCCGCGTTCGGTGGTCTTCACCGCTAGCGGCACCGACGCGCTCAACCTCGCCCTCTTCGGACTGCTTCAAGCTGGCGACCGGGTGGTCACCACCGTGTGCGAGCACAACTCCGTGCTGCGGCCGCTGCACGCTTTGGCCGAGTCACGCGGCGTGCGGATCGAGACCCTCGGCTGCGACGCCCAGGGCGTGGTCGATCCGGACGATTTCCGCAAGGCGCTCGCCGAGCCGACCCGATTGGTCGCCGTCACCCACGCATCGAACGTCACCGGCGCCGTGCAGCCGGTCGCCGAGATCGCCCGGCTGGCGCACGAGCGGGGCGCGCTGGTGCTGGTGGACGCCGCCCAAACGCTCGGCTGGCTCCCGCTGGACGTGGGCGAACTGGGGGCCGACCTGCTGGCGGCGCCGGGGCACAAGGGGCTCATGGGGCCGCTCGGCACCGGGCTGCTGTGGCTGGCCGACGGTTTGGCGGCGCATGTAACGCCCCTCCGCCACGGCGGCACCGGCGCCCACAGCGAGTCGCCCCGCCAGCCCGACACGCTCCCCGAACGCTTCGAGGCGGGCTGCCTCAACATGCCGGGCGTCGCCGGTCTGGCGGCCGGCGTGGCCGAGCTGCTCGGTGCCGAGGGCCCGCGGCTCCGCAGCCAGAGCGAAGCCGCCCACCGGCGGCTGCTCGCCGGGCTGCAAGCAACCGAAGGCGTGCGGCTCCTCGGCGCCGGCGCCCCGCAGCGTGTGGGCGTTGTGAGCCTCGTCGCCTCGGGCTACGATCCCCAGGAGCTGGCGATGACGCTCGAAGTCGCCGCCGGCGTTGAGTGCCGGGCCGGTCTGCACTGCGCTCCACGCTTGCACGAGGCCCTGGGAACGGCGTCCCAAGGGGGGACGCTCCGCCTCAGCCCCGGGCCCTGGACCACGGACGCCCAACTCGACACGACCCTCGCGGCGCTCGCCGGCCTCATGGCGGCCGCCGCGTCTTGA
- a CDS encoding LON peptidase substrate-binding domain-containing protein encodes MSLFGEESLPFDSSRFSGVARVFPLPDLVLFPHIVQPLHVFESRYREMAEEAVAGDGLIAMATLSPGWEHDYESRPPVETFGCLGRIVTHHRFEDGRYNLLLLGLRRVRFGAEIDPPRSFRRARVELIDDLEPTLASCDCKALRDRVTWALKQNLPHGEPPEMLQTALDEALPLGVLCDLAAYTLPIARSERQRLLGEADVLQRTERLLSLIETGPAAAESPLAAGSSPYPPRFSKN; translated from the coding sequence GTGTCTCTTTTCGGCGAAGAATCGCTACCCTTTGACTCGTCGCGGTTTTCGGGCGTCGCGCGGGTCTTCCCGTTGCCGGACCTGGTGCTGTTCCCCCACATCGTGCAGCCGCTGCACGTGTTCGAGAGCCGCTACCGCGAGATGGCCGAAGAGGCCGTGGCGGGCGACGGGCTGATCGCCATGGCGACGCTCAGCCCCGGTTGGGAGCACGACTACGAGAGCCGCCCGCCGGTCGAAACGTTCGGCTGCCTGGGCAGGATCGTCACCCACCACCGCTTTGAAGACGGCCGCTACAACCTGCTGCTCTTGGGGCTGCGGCGCGTTCGGTTTGGCGCCGAGATCGACCCGCCCCGTTCGTTCCGTCGGGCGCGGGTCGAGCTGATTGACGATCTCGAGCCAACGCTCGCGTCGTGCGATTGCAAAGCCTTGCGAGACCGGGTGACCTGGGCGCTCAAGCAAAACTTGCCGCACGGCGAGCCGCCCGAGATGCTCCAAACCGCGTTGGACGAAGCGTTGCCGCTCGGCGTGTTATGCGACTTGGCGGCTTACACCTTGCCGATCGCTCGCTCGGAGCGTCAGCGGCTGCTCGGCGAGGCCGACGTGCTGCAACGCACCGAGCGGCTGCTCTCGTTGATCGAGACCGGCCCCGCAGCGGCCGAATCTCCGCTCGCCGCTGGCTCGTCTCCTTACCCGCCCCGCTTCAGCAAGAACTGA
- a CDS encoding molybdenum cofactor biosynthesis protein MoaE, protein MPELTHTPIDTTAMLARAQSATAGAVVLFVGVTREFTGDRQTQQLDYEAYAEMALAELGRLEAEATERWGLAACEVIHRLGRVPLAEASVAVVAASPHRSEAFEAARWLIDTLKEQAPIWKRETYADGATEWLHPDPSAAASGGEP, encoded by the coding sequence ATGCCCGAGCTAACCCACACCCCGATCGACACCACCGCAATGCTCGCCCGCGCCCAAAGCGCAACGGCCGGCGCGGTGGTGCTGTTCGTCGGCGTCACGCGTGAGTTCACAGGCGATCGCCAGACGCAGCAGCTCGATTACGAGGCGTACGCCGAGATGGCTCTCGCCGAATTGGGGCGTCTTGAGGCCGAGGCGACCGAGCGCTGGGGCCTCGCCGCTTGCGAGGTGATCCACCGCCTCGGCCGTGTGCCGCTCGCCGAGGCGAGCGTGGCGGTCGTCGCCGCCTCGCCCCACCGCAGCGAGGCGTTCGAGGCCGCTCGCTGGTTGATCGACACGCTCAAGGAGCAGGCGCCGATCTGGAAACGCGAGACCTACGCCGACGGCGCGACAGAGTGGTTGCACCCCGACCCTTCGGCCGCCGCGTCAGGGGGGGAGCCATGA
- a CDS encoding (5-formylfuran-3-yl)methyl phosphate synthase gives MSVRSRQEALDAIRGGADWVDAKEPTAGALGAVADDELRRIVQAVGEERPLSAAAGEAVDHATPGRVRTALGLGVRAAKIGTAAAACDPAAIERIGELFASDSIRRRLAMAAYADWRDCDGLPPEEVLRLTADWGGAWMLVDTHAKQSGDLFSHLEPKRIALLARTAREQGVALLLAGSLDESGVARAVGLGAALVGVRGAACDGDREATLSAALVSRLSLIVKPEGSPNQAEHPESLAASEKT, from the coding sequence GTGAGCGTACGCAGCCGCCAAGAAGCGCTCGACGCGATCCGCGGCGGCGCCGACTGGGTCGACGCCAAAGAGCCTACGGCCGGCGCACTTGGCGCCGTCGCCGACGACGAACTGCGCCGCATCGTCCAAGCGGTCGGCGAAGAGCGGCCCCTCTCCGCCGCCGCCGGCGAAGCGGTCGACCACGCCACGCCCGGCCGGGTGCGAACCGCGCTGGGCCTTGGTGTGCGGGCGGCGAAGATCGGCACGGCCGCAGCGGCGTGCGACCCCGCGGCGATTGAAAGAATCGGCGAGTTGTTCGCCAGCGACTCGATCCGTCGGCGCCTCGCGATGGCGGCCTACGCCGACTGGCGCGACTGCGACGGCCTGCCGCCCGAGGAAGTGCTCCGCCTCACGGCCGATTGGGGCGGCGCGTGGATGCTCGTCGACACCCACGCCAAGCAAAGCGGCGACTTGTTCTCCCACCTTGAGCCCAAGCGGATTGCCCTGCTCGCTCGGACCGCGCGCGAGCAGGGCGTCGCGTTGCTGCTCGCCGGCTCGCTCGACGAAAGCGGCGTCGCCCGGGCCGTGGGGCTAGGGGCGGCCTTGGTGGGAGTGCGGGGCGCCGCTTGCGACGGCGACCGCGAGGCGACGCTCTCGGCCGCGCTGGTCTCTCGACTCTCCCTGATCGTCAAACCCGAAGGCTCACCCAACCAAGCCGAGCATCCGGAAAGCCTTGCGGCGTCCGAAAAAACTTGA
- a CDS encoding ribonuclease D: protein MSHLSIHTPAELADYCERLKDCDRIGFDTEFVSEDTFRPQLCLVQVVSKEGMAVIDPLDVPDLTPFWRVLSEGSHVTIAHAAREEINFCLQAVDKPPVNLFDTQIAAAFCGTEYPAAYASVVTKHLKIRVQKGEQRTDWRRRPLSNDQINYALEDVRHLFPLHDKIMGRLEKRGRAEWLAEETESFVHEVTEARTRERWRKVSGVGNLPPRSLAIVREVWRWRQQEAERRDLPPKRVLRDDLIVELAKKKDSRVEKLRAIRGMQHGQLKRSTEDIAHAVQLGLDADLDGITGPRRKPPPPQLNLLGQFLAPAITSLCRRADVAASLACTATDLRTLISDRLGYSSKHDDPPSLASGWRAELVGNLINDLLAGKKSIRIGNPKSEEPLEFDSVE from the coding sequence GTGTCGCACCTGTCGATCCACACCCCCGCTGAACTCGCCGACTACTGCGAGCGGCTCAAAGACTGCGACCGGATCGGCTTCGACACGGAGTTCGTTTCCGAAGACACCTTCCGGCCGCAGCTCTGCCTGGTGCAGGTGGTCTCGAAGGAGGGGATGGCGGTCATCGACCCGCTCGACGTGCCGGACCTCACGCCCTTTTGGCGGGTGCTGAGCGAGGGCTCGCACGTGACGATCGCCCACGCGGCGCGCGAGGAGATCAACTTCTGCCTGCAGGCGGTCGACAAGCCGCCTGTCAATCTGTTCGACACCCAGATCGCCGCGGCGTTCTGCGGCACGGAGTACCCGGCGGCGTACGCCTCGGTGGTGACCAAGCACCTGAAGATCCGCGTCCAGAAGGGCGAGCAGCGGACCGACTGGCGCCGACGGCCGCTCTCCAATGATCAGATCAACTACGCCCTGGAAGACGTGCGGCACCTGTTCCCGTTGCACGACAAGATCATGGGCCGGCTCGAGAAACGGGGCCGCGCCGAGTGGCTGGCCGAAGAGACCGAGTCCTTCGTCCACGAGGTGACCGAGGCCCGCACGCGGGAGCGTTGGCGCAAGGTGTCCGGCGTGGGCAACCTGCCGCCGCGCAGCTTGGCGATCGTCCGCGAGGTGTGGCGCTGGCGCCAGCAAGAGGCCGAGCGCCGCGACCTGCCCCCCAAACGCGTGTTGCGCGACGACCTAATTGTCGAGCTCGCGAAGAAAAAAGACTCGCGTGTCGAGAAGCTGCGGGCGATCCGCGGCATGCAGCACGGGCAGCTGAAGCGGTCGACCGAAGACATCGCCCACGCCGTCCAATTGGGGCTCGACGCCGACCTGGACGGCATCACCGGCCCGCGTCGTAAGCCGCCCCCGCCGCAACTCAACCTGCTGGGCCAGTTCCTGGCTCCTGCGATCACGAGCCTCTGTCGGCGCGCCGACGTGGCGGCGAGCCTCGCCTGCACCGCGACCGACCTGCGCACGCTGATCAGCGACCGCCTCGGCTACAGCAGCAAGCACGATGACCCCCCATCGCTCGCCTCCGGCTGGCGCGCGGAGCTGGTGGGCAATCTGATCAACGACCTGCTGGCGGGTAAGAAATCGATCCGCATCGGCAACCCCAAGAGCGAAGAGCCGCTCGAATTCGACAGTGTCGAATAG
- a CDS encoding sodium:proton antiporter, with amino-acid sequence MADHPSNAPPIWMVAPFALMLGAIAILPLIPATEHWWESNASRFAVASALAILTLAYYGVMHEAPVEGHWPAHHVVEASESGLNLDTVGAMVANALFAEYVPFIVLLFSLYTISGGIRIEGDLQANPMTNAIFMAAGGILASFIGTTGAAMLLIRPLLETNQERKHVVHTVVFFIFIVCNCGGCLLPIGDPPLFLGYLRGVDFFWTLQLWQPWLMCNGILLVLYLLVDELFYYRRETEADITRDIHHIRHLKYSGVLVNLPLLLGVVAAVAFLDPSKALPGTDWHPWMYLREIVQIGLVGASLWLGSKAVREANGFNYHAILEVAALFVGIFICMQPALQILNEQGPKLGIDGPLAFYWITGGLSSVLDNAPTYVVFFETAKTLSQVPGDAVVAGVSESRLVGIALGAVFMGAMTYIGNGPNFMVKAIAEKSGVKMPSFFGYMLYSCCFLLPVLALVGWRMVG; translated from the coding sequence GTGGCCGATCATCCCTCGAACGCCCCGCCGATTTGGATGGTCGCCCCCTTCGCGTTGATGTTGGGCGCGATCGCGATCTTGCCGCTCATTCCCGCCACCGAGCATTGGTGGGAGTCGAACGCCAGCCGCTTCGCCGTGGCGTCGGCCTTGGCGATCCTCACGTTGGCCTACTACGGCGTGATGCACGAGGCGCCGGTCGAGGGCCACTGGCCCGCCCACCACGTGGTCGAGGCGAGCGAATCGGGGCTGAACCTCGACACGGTCGGCGCGATGGTCGCCAACGCGTTGTTCGCCGAGTACGTCCCCTTTATCGTCCTGCTGTTCAGCCTCTACACGATCTCGGGCGGCATCCGCATCGAGGGCGACCTGCAGGCCAACCCGATGACGAACGCCATCTTTATGGCGGCCGGCGGCATCTTGGCCAGCTTTATCGGGACCACCGGCGCCGCGATGCTGCTGATCCGTCCGCTGCTGGAGACCAACCAAGAACGCAAGCACGTCGTCCACACGGTCGTGTTCTTCATCTTTATCGTTTGCAACTGCGGCGGTTGCCTGTTGCCGATCGGCGACCCGCCGTTGTTCCTTGGCTACCTGCGCGGCGTCGACTTCTTCTGGACGTTGCAGCTGTGGCAGCCGTGGTTGATGTGCAACGGCATCTTGCTGGTGCTCTACCTCTTGGTGGACGAGCTGTTCTACTACCGCCGTGAGACCGAGGCGGACATCACACGCGACATCCACCACATCCGCCACTTGAAGTACAGCGGCGTGCTCGTGAACCTGCCGCTGCTGCTGGGCGTGGTGGCCGCGGTGGCGTTCCTCGACCCCTCGAAGGCGTTGCCCGGCACCGACTGGCACCCCTGGATGTACTTGCGTGAGATCGTGCAGATCGGGCTGGTCGGGGCGTCGTTGTGGCTCGGCAGCAAGGCGGTCCGCGAGGCCAACGGCTTCAACTACCACGCGATCCTCGAGGTGGCGGCGCTGTTCGTCGGCATCTTCATCTGCATGCAGCCCGCCCTGCAGATCCTCAACGAGCAGGGGCCGAAGCTCGGCATCGACGGGCCGCTGGCCTTCTACTGGATCACGGGCGGCCTCTCGAGCGTGCTCGACAACGCCCCGACCTACGTCGTGTTCTTCGAGACGGCCAAAACGCTCTCCCAGGTGCCGGGCGACGCGGTCGTCGCCGGGGTGAGCGAGTCGCGGCTGGTCGGCATCGCGCTGGGCGCCGTGTTCATGGGCGCCATGACCTACATCGGCAACGGGCCGAACTTTATGGTCAAGGCGATCGCCGAGAAGTCGGGCGTCAAGATGCCCAGCTTCTTCGGGTACATGCTCTACAGCTGCTGTTTCCTGCTGCCGGTGCTCGCCCTGGTGGGCTGGCGGATGGTCGGCTGA
- a CDS encoding FAD-binding oxidoreductase, translating into MDSERQRIEEDLRGLIAGEVRCDDLFLQLYACDASLYEIRPTAVVLPRGTADVSAVLRYCTQNKLPVHARGSGTGLAGGAVGSGVVIDFSRYMHRVVSLGDGEATVQAGVVLDDLNKRLAATGRVFGPDPAMSNVTTLGGMAAVDASGSHRLIYGSVRDHVRSMRVVLSDGQQRTLGSPPAGGASEPTDEPLAIETLLGDLLRERRPVIEEHAPKCPVNGSGYALERAMATDPIDLAQLVVGSEGTLALITELTLATLPLPAYKHTALLLFDSLDKAARASLEIAALGPSACDLMDRRHLGLARDTDPRYEVMLPGAAEAVLLVEAQGDSEREVRDRLAEMIARVSDVERLAAGAFLAESQEEQRLFKRLAGRFTPTLHRLKGNRRAVSGVEDIAVPPAALPLFFRHMQEALKRRQVTASLFGHAGHGQLHIRPLLDLSNPVDHRKLETLASDLYDKVWLLGGTVSGEHGDGLSRTPFSSRQHGPLVNVFREVKRLWDPLGLLNPGKIVPQPGARMTHNLRLVSPVYGGDQGEGQGPPKGALKPSAAKSDPVDLQLAWGVEEAAYAARNCNGCGACRTTDEDTRMCPIFRYTPREEASPRAKANLMRAVLTGALPPEEMFKDETKSVADLCVHCHMCRVECPAQVNIPRLMVEAKAEFIKTNGQRFDEWWSTRLDLVTAFLSRTPWLANAALGDPRVRWLLEKTTGLAQGRKLPKMNRRPYLREAASRRLHRASAKDKPLKLLYFVDTYANHWDRQLARAFELVLGRHDADFYVPSEQSQSGMALIAHGALDSARRVAERNISLLAEAIRQGYTVVATEPAAVLALTHEYPQLLADDEDAALVAENTFEACHFLWRLHQRGGLKLDFKPLPMTVGYHVPCHLKALEIGAPAENLMRLIPDLRVTRLEKGCSGMAGAYGLQRKNYRRSLRAGLPLLSTLRSGAFQVGATECGACKTQMQQGSSMPTLHPIKLLALSYGLMPKLAAELQVLASTDSDTREPAAAEAP; encoded by the coding sequence ATGGATTCTGAACGCCAGCGCATCGAGGAAGACCTCCGCGGCTTGATCGCCGGTGAGGTGCGTTGCGACGACCTGTTCCTGCAGCTCTACGCCTGCGACGCGAGTCTCTACGAGATCCGCCCCACGGCGGTAGTGCTGCCGCGCGGCACGGCCGACGTGTCAGCGGTGCTGCGCTACTGCACCCAGAACAAGCTGCCGGTCCACGCCCGCGGCTCGGGCACGGGCCTAGCGGGGGGGGCGGTCGGGTCTGGCGTTGTGATCGATTTCTCGCGCTACATGCACCGCGTGGTTTCGTTGGGCGACGGCGAGGCGACCGTGCAGGCGGGCGTGGTGCTCGACGACCTGAACAAACGGCTGGCGGCCACGGGGCGGGTGTTCGGGCCCGACCCGGCGATGTCGAACGTCACGACACTCGGCGGCATGGCGGCGGTCGACGCGAGCGGCAGCCACCGGCTCATCTACGGCTCGGTCCGCGACCACGTGCGTTCGATGCGCGTGGTGCTCTCCGACGGGCAGCAGAGGACGCTCGGTTCCCCACCGGCCGGCGGAGCGAGCGAGCCGACCGACGAGCCGCTGGCGATCGAGACCCTGTTGGGCGATTTGCTCCGCGAGCGCAGGCCGGTGATCGAGGAGCACGCCCCCAAGTGCCCCGTGAACGGCAGCGGCTACGCCTTGGAGAGGGCGATGGCGACCGACCCGATCGACCTCGCCCAGTTGGTCGTCGGCAGCGAGGGGACGCTGGCCCTGATCACCGAGCTGACGCTCGCCACGCTGCCGTTGCCCGCCTACAAGCACACGGCGCTGCTGTTGTTCGACAGCCTCGACAAGGCGGCCCGCGCGTCGCTCGAGATCGCCGCGCTGGGGCCCAGCGCGTGCGACCTGATGGACCGCCGCCACTTGGGCCTGGCGCGCGACACCGACCCACGCTACGAGGTCATGCTGCCCGGCGCCGCCGAGGCGGTGCTGCTCGTCGAGGCCCAGGGCGACAGCGAGCGGGAGGTGCGCGACCGACTGGCCGAGATGATCGCCCGCGTGAGCGACGTCGAGCGGCTCGCGGCCGGCGCCTTCCTCGCCGAGAGCCAAGAGGAGCAGCGGCTCTTCAAGCGGCTGGCCGGACGATTCACGCCCACGCTGCACCGCTTGAAGGGCAACCGCCGGGCGGTCTCGGGTGTTGAGGACATCGCGGTGCCCCCCGCCGCGCTGCCGCTTTTCTTCCGCCATATGCAAGAGGCGCTCAAGCGGCGGCAGGTCACCGCCTCGCTCTTCGGCCACGCCGGCCACGGGCAGCTGCACATCCGGCCGCTTTTGGACCTCTCGAACCCGGTCGACCACCGCAAGCTCGAGACGCTGGCCAGCGACCTGTACGACAAGGTCTGGCTGCTGGGCGGCACGGTGAGCGGCGAGCACGGCGACGGCCTCAGCCGCACGCCGTTCAGCTCGCGCCAGCACGGGCCGCTCGTGAACGTCTTTCGCGAGGTCAAGCGGCTGTGGGACCCGTTGGGGCTGCTGAACCCGGGCAAGATCGTGCCGCAACCGGGCGCCCGCATGACGCACAACCTGCGGCTGGTCTCGCCCGTCTACGGCGGCGACCAGGGCGAAGGGCAGGGCCCCCCCAAGGGGGCGCTCAAGCCCTCCGCCGCCAAGAGCGACCCGGTCGACTTGCAGCTCGCCTGGGGCGTCGAGGAAGCCGCCTACGCCGCCCGCAACTGCAACGGCTGCGGCGCCTGTCGCACGACGGATGAAGACACTCGCATGTGCCCCATCTTCCGCTACACGCCGCGCGAGGAGGCGTCGCCCCGCGCCAAGGCGAACCTCATGCGGGCTGTGCTCACCGGCGCGCTGCCCCCCGAGGAGATGTTCAAGGACGAGACCAAGAGCGTCGCCGACCTCTGCGTCCATTGCCACATGTGCCGCGTCGAGTGTCCGGCGCAGGTCAACATCCCGCGGCTGATGGTCGAGGCCAAGGCCGAGTTCATCAAGACCAACGGCCAGCGGTTCGACGAGTGGTGGTCGACGCGGCTCGACTTGGTCACTGCGTTCCTGTCGCGCACGCCTTGGCTGGCGAACGCCGCGCTCGGCGACCCGCGCGTCCGCTGGCTGCTGGAGAAGACGACCGGCCTGGCCCAGGGCCGCAAGCTCCCCAAGATGAACCGCCGGCCTTACCTGCGCGAGGCGGCGTCGCGACGGCTCCACCGGGCGAGCGCCAAGGACAAGCCGCTCAAGCTGCTCTACTTTGTCGACACCTACGCCAACCACTGGGACCGCCAGCTCGCCCGCGCGTTCGAGCTCGTGCTCGGGCGCCACGACGCCGACTTCTACGTCCCCAGCGAGCAGTCGCAGAGCGGCATGGCGCTCATCGCCCACGGCGCGCTCGACAGCGCCCGCCGGGTGGCCGAACGCAACATCTCTCTGCTGGCCGAGGCGATCCGCCAGGGCTACACCGTCGTGGCGACCGAGCCGGCCGCCGTGCTCGCCCTGACGCACGAGTACCCGCAACTGCTGGCCGACGACGAAGACGCGGCCCTCGTGGCCGAGAACACGTTCGAGGCGTGCCACTTCCTCTGGCGGTTGCACCAACGCGGCGGGCTGAAGCTCGACTTCAAGCCGCTGCCGATGACCGTCGGCTACCACGTGCCGTGCCACCTCAAGGCGCTCGAGATCGGGGCCCCGGCCGAGAACCTCATGCGGCTGATCCCCGACCTGCGTGTCACGCGGCTCGAGAAGGGCTGCAGCGGCATGGCGGGGGCATACGGCTTGCAGCGAAAGAATTACCGCCGCAGCCTGCGGGCCGGCCTGCCGTTGCTCTCGACGCTCCGCTCGGGCGCGTTCCAGGTCGGCGCCACCGAGTGCGGCGCGTGCAAGACGCAGATGCAGCAAGGCTCGTCGATGCCGACACTCCATCCGATCAAGCTGCTGGCGCTCAGCTACGGGCTGATGCCTAAGCTGGCGGCCGAACTGCAAGTGCTCGCGTCGACGGACTCCGACACGAGAGAGCCCGCCGCTGCCGAGGCCCCTTGA
- the moaA gene encoding GTP 3',8-cyclase MoaA, producing MSRSETNAPLVDRFGRTHTSMRLSVTDRCNLRCQYCMPDGPLKFLPRAEVLTFEEITRLVAVAATMGVRKLRLTGGEPLVRSELPRLVTMLRTIDGVDEIALTTNALLLAEQAEPLRRAGLDRLNVSLDTVRDEPFREISRRDGLGRVLAGLEAAGRAGFTRIRLNAIAMRGFTEAEAPHLARFARAGGYELRFIEYMPLDADGGWQADQVLSGAELRELLAAEFGPLEPSARPTPSQPATDYRWTDVEGPGAVVGFINPVSEPFCDACDRLRLTAEGQVRNCLFSTEEWDARELLRSGADDNALRQLLSDCVAAKKRGHGIDDAEFVRPERAMYQIGG from the coding sequence ATGAGCCGCTCCGAGACGAACGCGCCGCTCGTCGACCGCTTCGGCCGCACGCACACGAGCATGCGTTTGAGCGTCACCGACCGCTGCAACCTGCGTTGTCAGTACTGCATGCCGGACGGCCCGCTCAAGTTCCTGCCGCGCGCCGAGGTGCTCACCTTTGAGGAGATCACCCGGCTGGTCGCCGTGGCGGCCACGATGGGCGTGCGAAAGCTTCGGCTCACCGGCGGCGAGCCCTTAGTGCGAAGCGAGCTGCCGCGACTGGTGACGATGCTGCGTACGATCGACGGCGTCGACGAGATCGCCCTGACGACCAACGCGTTGCTCTTGGCCGAGCAGGCCGAGCCGCTCCGTCGCGCGGGCCTCGACCGACTCAACGTGAGCCTCGACACGGTGCGCGACGAGCCGTTCCGCGAGATCTCGCGCCGCGACGGGCTCGGCCGCGTGCTGGCCGGACTCGAGGCGGCGGGCCGCGCCGGCTTTACGCGGATCCGCCTCAACGCGATCGCGATGCGCGGCTTCACCGAGGCCGAGGCCCCCCACCTCGCCCGTTTCGCCCGCGCGGGCGGCTACGAGCTCCGTTTCATCGAGTACATGCCGCTCGACGCCGACGGCGGTTGGCAGGCCGACCAAGTCCTCTCGGGCGCCGAGCTGCGTGAGCTGCTCGCCGCGGAGTTCGGCCCGCTCGAGCCCTCCGCGCGCCCCACGCCAAGCCAACCCGCGACCGACTACCGCTGGACCGATGTCGAGGGCCCCGGCGCCGTGGTTGGGTTTATCAACCCCGTGAGCGAACCGTTCTGCGACGCCTGCGACCGGCTGCGGTTGACGGCCGAGGGCCAGGTGCGCAACTGCCTCTTCTCCACCGAGGAGTGGGACGCCCGCGAGTTGCTGCGCAGCGGCGCCGACGACAACGCCCTGCGCCAGCTGCTGAGTGACTGCGTCGCCGCGAAGAAACGCGGCCACGGCATCGACGACGCCGAGTTCGTGCGGCCCGAGCGGGCGATGTATCAGATCGGCGGATAG
- a CDS encoding MoaD/ThiS family protein encodes MKIRVLLFAGAREAAGADSIDVELADNAVVGDVRRAIADQTPQLASLAERSRISVGAAYATDSDPAPPDAEFALIPPVSGG; translated from the coding sequence ATGAAGATTCGCGTGCTGCTCTTCGCCGGCGCCCGTGAGGCGGCGGGCGCCGACTCGATCGACGTCGAACTCGCCGACAACGCCGTTGTGGGCGACGTGCGGCGGGCGATCGCCGATCAAACGCCGCAGCTCGCGTCGCTGGCCGAGCGTTCTCGCATCTCGGTCGGCGCCGCCTACGCCACCGACAGCGATCCCGCCCCGCCCGACGCCGAGTTCGCCCTGATCCCGCCGGTGAGCGGCGGGTAG
- a CDS encoding YkgJ family cysteine cluster protein, producing MPSPKAKASSQPWYHEGLRFKCSGCGDCCTGAPGYVWLNKADIEAMAAETGLEVAEFESRYVREVGVRKSLIEYDNGDCVFFDPKSRGCTVYQARPRQCRTWPFWDSNLKSPETWAETCEACPGSGKGKLYQLDAIEAQRAVVRV from the coding sequence ATGCCCAGCCCCAAGGCCAAAGCCAGCTCCCAACCTTGGTACCACGAGGGTTTGCGTTTCAAGTGCAGCGGCTGTGGCGATTGTTGCACCGGCGCCCCCGGCTACGTGTGGCTGAACAAGGCCGACATCGAGGCGATGGCCGCCGAGACGGGCCTCGAGGTCGCGGAGTTCGAGTCGCGCTACGTCCGTGAGGTGGGCGTCCGCAAAAGCCTGATCGAATACGACAACGGCGACTGCGTCTTCTTCGACCCCAAAAGCCGTGGCTGCACCGTCTACCAGGCGCGCCCCCGGCAATGCCGTACCTGGCCGTTCTGGGATTCGAATCTCAAATCGCCCGAGACCTGGGCCGAGACCTGCGAAGCATGCCCAGGCAGCGGCAAGGGCAAGCTCTACCAGCTCGACGCGATCGAAGCCCAGCGGGCGGTTGTCCGCGTCTGA